The following are encoded together in the Nocardia sp. XZ_19_385 genome:
- the modA gene encoding molybdate ABC transporter substrate-binding protein, with translation MRAMKLRVLAAIVLIMAAVAGCGNSDSGGDAKTQVRIAAASDLKFALEEIVTAFEAEHHNIDVTVSYGSSGTYFQQISNGAPFDLYLSADLSYPKKLVEAGKADQADVFGYAVGRLAVWVAKDSPVDPTKGLAALADREALKVAIANPEHAPYGKAAVAAMRTAGVYEAVAPKLVLGENVAQAAEFAQSGNAQAGVIALSLALSPQLKDKGRYNEVPLESFPRIDQGGVVLGAAVDPGAARSVRDHMLGTQGRAVLARYGFYEPTK, from the coding sequence ATGAGGGCGATGAAACTGCGGGTCCTGGCCGCGATCGTGCTGATCATGGCGGCCGTGGCCGGGTGCGGGAACTCCGATTCCGGTGGCGACGCTAAAACGCAGGTGCGGATCGCGGCGGCGTCGGATCTGAAATTTGCGCTGGAAGAGATCGTGACCGCGTTCGAGGCCGAGCACCACAACATCGACGTGACGGTCAGTTACGGGTCCTCGGGCACCTACTTTCAGCAAATCAGCAACGGCGCACCGTTCGATCTGTACCTCTCGGCCGATCTGAGCTACCCGAAAAAACTGGTGGAAGCCGGAAAGGCCGACCAAGCGGACGTGTTCGGATACGCCGTCGGGCGACTGGCGGTGTGGGTCGCGAAGGATTCACCGGTCGACCCCACCAAAGGTTTGGCCGCGCTCGCGGACCGGGAAGCGCTGAAGGTGGCGATCGCCAACCCCGAACATGCCCCGTACGGGAAGGCCGCTGTCGCCGCGATGCGTACGGCCGGGGTGTACGAGGCGGTCGCACCGAAACTGGTGCTCGGCGAGAACGTCGCGCAGGCAGCGGAATTCGCGCAATCGGGCAACGCGCAAGCCGGTGTGATCGCGCTGTCGCTGGCATTGTCGCCGCAGCTGAAGGACAAGGGCCGCTACAACGAAGTTCCTCTGGAGTCGTTCCCGCGTATCGATCAGGGCGGTGTCGTACTGGGCGCAGCCGTCGATCCGGGCGCAGCGCGGTCGGTGCGTGACCACATGCTCGGTACCCAGGGCCGGGCGGTCCTGGCCCGCTACGGTTTCTACGAGCCCACCAAGTAG
- a CDS encoding helix-turn-helix transcriptional regulator yields the protein MLYQSGSPEIHRNFSLGKPVQATTGPPDSFWQCGHEHSSLSSASVQATQCSSGVAPGHLGFAPDNRPLSGPPTCWNLQWPQRSGDCTSRVWFCLCSSEVSPFFPRVRACIVRFVPSYRISEVAQLLGVSDDTVRRWVSTGRLRSELDEVGRQVIDGEQVAALAREQIHPVEGGVSARNQLPGIVTSVQVDGVMAQVEIAAGRFRLVSLMSREAVEEMGLQPGVAATAIIKATTVIVETTQVRR from the coding sequence GTGTTGTACCAGTCCGGCTCGCCGGAAATCCACCGGAATTTTTCGTTGGGAAAGCCGGTCCAGGCGACGACCGGGCCGCCGGACAGCTTCTGGCAGTGCGGGCACGAGCACAGTTCCCTGTCAAGTGCTTCTGTTCAAGCTACACAGTGCAGCAGCGGAGTCGCCCCAGGTCATCTCGGATTTGCCCCGGATAACAGGCCATTGTCCGGGCCTCCGACCTGCTGGAATCTTCAGTGGCCACAGCGATCAGGCGACTGTACGAGCCGGGTCTGGTTCTGTCTCTGCAGTTCGGAGGTTTCTCCATTCTTTCCCCGCGTGCGCGCCTGTATTGTACGTTTCGTGCCGAGTTACCGGATCAGTGAAGTCGCCCAGTTGCTGGGAGTCAGTGACGACACCGTGCGGCGGTGGGTGTCCACCGGACGGTTGAGGTCGGAGCTGGATGAGGTGGGTCGCCAGGTGATCGACGGTGAGCAGGTCGCTGCCCTGGCGCGTGAGCAGATCCATCCCGTCGAGGGCGGGGTGTCCGCGCGCAACCAGTTGCCCGGAATCGTGACCTCGGTACAGGTCGATGGAGTGATGGCGCAGGTGGAGATCGCCGCGGGGCGGTTCCGGCTGGTGTCGTTGATGAGCCGGGAAGCGGTGGAGGAAATGGGATTACAACCGGGCGTGGCAGCGACCGCGATCATCAAAGCGACGACGGTCATCGTCGAAACCACGCAGGTGAGGCGATGA
- a CDS encoding multidrug efflux SMR transporter, producing the protein MAWVALIIAGLVETVYAAALERSATFTRLWPTLVFLAGVSVSMLGLAIAVRTIPIGTAYAVWVGIGAVGTAIYGIAVLDEPATAARLGCLLLIIAGVAGLKLLH; encoded by the coding sequence GTGGCGTGGGTGGCGTTGATCATCGCCGGTCTGGTGGAAACGGTGTACGCGGCGGCGTTGGAGCGTTCGGCGACCTTCACGCGTTTGTGGCCGACGCTGGTGTTCCTGGCCGGGGTGAGTGTGAGCATGCTGGGGTTGGCGATCGCGGTGCGCACCATCCCGATCGGCACCGCCTATGCGGTGTGGGTGGGGATCGGCGCGGTCGGCACCGCGATCTACGGGATCGCCGTACTCGATGAGCCCGCCACCGCGGCACGGCTGGGATGTCTGTTGCTGATCATCGCTGGAGTGGCCGGGCTCAAACTGCTGCATTGA
- a CDS encoding ABC transporter ATP-binding protein: protein MATTLTAHIRCRVLDAVLDIDLDAAPVTVLFGPSGAGKTTLLRCLAGLDRPEPGSRISLGEQVWDGPGVHVPTMERRVGYLFQDHALFPHLSVTGNVGYGLHHLPRRDRTERIREALTTAGAEHLHDRHARGLSGGEAARVALARALAPHPQLLLLDEPLAALDAPTRARLRTDLRHRLRAAGVPTLLVSHDRADALALGDRIAVLVDGRIRQLDTVETVFSRPADHQVAAAVDTETVIPATVISVGDGLVRLRAGTTELLATSIEALPEGAHVLVCIRAENVSVSTTGPDTHRHDSPRNQLPAALTALTDHGPLLRADLDAGFPLAAYITRPTRDELALRVGDTLTAIVKAPAIHLVPRD from the coding sequence ATGGCCACAACCCTGACCGCCCACATCCGCTGCCGCGTCCTGGATGCCGTCCTCGATATCGACCTCGACGCCGCACCGGTCACCGTGCTGTTCGGACCGTCGGGCGCGGGCAAAACCACCCTGCTGCGCTGCTTGGCCGGTCTCGACCGCCCCGAACCCGGCAGCCGCATCAGCCTGGGCGAGCAGGTGTGGGACGGCCCCGGTGTGCATGTCCCCACCATGGAGCGCCGGGTGGGCTACCTGTTCCAGGACCACGCCCTGTTCCCACATCTGTCCGTCACCGGCAACGTCGGCTACGGGCTGCACCACCTGCCGCGCCGCGACCGGACCGAACGCATCCGCGAAGCCCTCACCACCGCCGGTGCAGAGCACCTACACGACCGTCATGCCCGAGGGCTGTCCGGCGGCGAAGCCGCACGCGTCGCGCTGGCCCGCGCCCTGGCCCCACACCCGCAGCTGCTGCTGCTCGATGAACCCCTCGCCGCCCTGGACGCTCCGACCCGCGCGCGGCTGCGCACCGACCTGCGCCACCGGCTGCGCGCCGCCGGTGTGCCGACCCTGTTGGTCAGCCATGACCGCGCCGACGCGCTCGCGCTCGGGGACCGGATAGCGGTGCTCGTCGACGGCCGGATCCGCCAGCTCGACACTGTCGAGACCGTGTTCTCCCGCCCTGCCGACCACCAGGTCGCCGCCGCCGTCGACACCGAGACCGTTATCCCCGCCACTGTCATCAGTGTCGGCGACGGGCTGGTCCGGCTGCGCGCCGGAACCACCGAGCTGCTGGCCACCAGCATCGAGGCCCTCCCCGAGGGCGCGCATGTGTTGGTATGTATCCGCGCCGAAAACGTCTCGGTGTCAACGACTGGGCCGGACACCCACCGCCACGACAGCCCCCGCAACCAGCTCCCCGCCGCCCTCACCGCGCTCACCGACCATGGTCCGCTGCTGCGTGCGGACCTCGATGCCGGATTCCCCCTCGCGGCCTACATCACCCGTCCCACCCGCGACGAACTCGCGTTGCGTGTCGGCGACACCCTCACCGCGATCGTGAAAGCGCCCGCGATCCACCTGGTACCCCGCGACTGA
- a CDS encoding DUF4145 domain-containing protein, whose amino-acid sequence MREQVRRLAKPFPCDVWPDLACPICRTGLLAAETGAVGSHTSADARAAYDRDDGEPTDLHGIFYGHLTCTSPKCGDEVAVSGDMTVDYRSGPAPSDDYNDQFETYYQVRTVYPPIEIVQIPQGTPESVGSALLDASAVAWQNPGAGVALLRSSVERLMDEQAIAATTASGGFRPLHHRLAEFEKNNPDVGELLLATKWVGNQGVHPGGLAATDFLDVAEFIELSLDLLYQKDTSALRARAQRILAAKKLVP is encoded by the coding sequence ATGAGAGAACAGGTCAGACGGCTCGCGAAGCCGTTTCCGTGCGATGTGTGGCCGGACCTAGCCTGCCCGATATGTCGAACCGGGCTCCTGGCCGCGGAGACCGGTGCCGTGGGATCACACACCAGCGCCGATGCCCGCGCCGCGTACGACCGAGACGACGGCGAACCAACGGATCTGCACGGCATCTTCTACGGTCATCTCACCTGCACCTCCCCCAAGTGCGGCGACGAGGTCGCGGTCAGTGGCGATATGACTGTCGACTACCGCAGCGGGCCTGCCCCCAGCGACGACTACAACGATCAATTCGAGACCTACTACCAGGTCCGCACGGTGTACCCGCCAATTGAGATCGTGCAGATACCGCAGGGAACTCCTGAGTCGGTGGGCAGCGCGTTGCTCGATGCCTCCGCCGTAGCGTGGCAGAACCCTGGTGCCGGCGTGGCTCTGTTGCGATCGAGCGTCGAGCGGTTGATGGACGAGCAGGCCATCGCCGCGACCACGGCGAGCGGAGGATTCCGGCCGCTGCATCATCGACTGGCCGAGTTCGAGAAGAACAACCCTGATGTCGGCGAGCTGTTGTTGGCGACGAAGTGGGTCGGAAACCAAGGCGTTCACCCTGGCGGCCTCGCCGCTACAGACTTTCTCGATGTGGCCGAATTCATCGAGCTTTCACTCGACCTGCTCTATCAAAAAGACACCTCCGCGCTTCGTGCGCGAGCCCAACGAATTCTGGCCGCAAAGAAGCTGGTTCCATGA
- a CDS encoding GFA family protein, whose amino-acid sequence MCSCPHCQKLSGGPVVAWTGFPNEKFRWISGEPDWYNTFPTTQRGSCPTCHSLVAARDSEGEFQDQMGITIMALDDATGITPVHQSCKDNAVSWLPVIETVDS is encoded by the coding sequence CTGTGCTCGTGCCCGCACTGCCAGAAGCTGTCCGGCGGCCCGGTCGTCGCCTGGACCGGCTTTCCCAACGAAAAATTCCGGTGGATTTCCGGCGAGCCGGACTGGTACAACACCTTCCCCACCACACAGCGCGGGTCCTGCCCAACCTGCCACAGCCTCGTCGCCGCGCGTGACAGCGAGGGCGAGTTCCAGGACCAGATGGGCATCACGATCATGGCGCTCGATGATGCAACCGGCATCACACCGGTTCACCAGTCCTGCAAAGACAATGCGGTGTCATGGCTGCCGGTGATCGAAACCGTCGATTCCTGA
- a CDS encoding GFA family protein yields MHSGGCLCGNIRYQASGDLSFPHICSCPHCQKLSGSPVMSWVDFPREGFEWTGPGGEPVWYNTFPDSQRGFCGVCGSSIGAQDDSDAELVGVTMMSLDDHTGLVPERQSFRPNAVPWLPIVGAQD; encoded by the coding sequence ATGCATTCCGGCGGTTGCTTATGCGGCAACATCAGGTATCAGGCTTCGGGCGATTTGTCATTTCCGCACATTTGTAGCTGTCCCCACTGCCAGAAATTGTCCGGTAGCCCGGTCATGTCGTGGGTCGACTTTCCCCGCGAGGGATTCGAGTGGACCGGACCCGGCGGAGAACCGGTCTGGTACAACACTTTTCCCGATTCGCAGCGTGGCTTCTGCGGTGTCTGCGGGAGCTCTATTGGGGCCCAGGACGATAGCGACGCAGAGCTTGTCGGTGTCACGATGATGAGCCTCGATGATCACACGGGTTTGGTACCCGAGCGGCAAAGCTTCCGCCCCAACGCGGTTCCGTGGCTTCCGATCGTCGGCGCACAGGACTGA
- a CDS encoding SulP family inorganic anion transporter: MVSMTHQPDTGEGTVRGALRSPRRLRIEILAGLVVALALIPEAISFSIIAGVDPRVGLFASFTMAVTIAVVGGRRAMISAATGAIALVIAPVAREHGLDYLIATVILGGVLQIVLSVVGVAKLMRFIPRSVMVGFVNALAILIFTAQLPHLLGVPWLVYPMVAIALATMVLLPKLTTVVPAPLVAIVALTAATMVFALNVPNVGDEGELPSSLPSWLIPDVPWNLDTLEIIAPYALAMALVGLLESLMTAKLVDDITDSHSDKTREGWGQGVANIVTGFFGGMGGCAMIGQTMINVKVSGARTRISTFLAGVFLLIMVVGLGGLVAKIPMAALVAVMIMVSVGTMDWHSIAPKTLRRMPIAETTVMLVTVAITVATHNLAYGVIAGVLTAMIAFAHRVAHFTEVIQVAEADTDHDGAIDTRVYQVRGELFFASSNDLVYQFDYAGDPANIVIDMSDAHIWDASTVATLDAITTKYATKGKNVQIIGLNEASEARHDLLSGHLAGGH; this comes from the coding sequence ATGGTCTCGATGACCCATCAACCCGATACCGGCGAGGGCACCGTGCGGGGTGCGTTGCGCAGCCCGAGACGGCTGCGGATCGAGATTTTGGCCGGGCTGGTCGTCGCATTGGCGTTGATCCCGGAGGCGATCTCGTTCTCCATCATCGCCGGGGTCGATCCGCGAGTGGGGTTGTTCGCCTCGTTCACCATGGCCGTGACCATCGCGGTCGTCGGCGGGCGCCGGGCGATGATCTCCGCGGCGACCGGCGCGATCGCCTTGGTCATCGCGCCGGTGGCCAGAGAACACGGCCTGGATTATCTGATCGCCACGGTGATCCTGGGCGGTGTGTTGCAGATCGTGCTGAGTGTGGTCGGGGTCGCCAAGCTGATGCGGTTCATCCCGCGCAGCGTCATGGTCGGGTTCGTCAACGCCCTGGCCATCCTGATCTTCACCGCCCAGTTGCCACACCTGCTCGGGGTGCCGTGGCTGGTATACCCGATGGTCGCGATCGCACTCGCAACCATGGTGTTGCTGCCCAAGCTCACCACCGTCGTTCCCGCCCCACTGGTAGCCATCGTCGCCCTGACCGCCGCCACCATGGTCTTCGCACTGAACGTGCCCAATGTCGGTGACGAGGGCGAACTTCCGTCGAGTTTGCCGTCATGGCTGATCCCGGACGTGCCATGGAACCTGGACACCCTCGAGATCATCGCCCCGTACGCACTGGCCATGGCCCTGGTCGGACTGCTCGAATCGCTGATGACCGCCAAACTGGTCGATGACATCACCGACAGCCATTCGGACAAGACCCGCGAGGGCTGGGGCCAGGGTGTAGCCAATATCGTGACCGGGTTCTTCGGCGGCATGGGCGGCTGCGCGATGATCGGCCAGACCATGATCAACGTGAAGGTGTCCGGCGCACGCACCCGCATCTCGACATTCCTGGCAGGTGTGTTCCTACTGATCATGGTTGTCGGACTCGGCGGGCTCGTCGCCAAGATACCGATGGCCGCACTGGTGGCCGTGATGATCATGGTCTCGGTCGGGACCATGGACTGGCACTCGATCGCCCCGAAAACCCTGCGGCGCATGCCGATCGCCGAAACCACCGTCATGCTGGTGACCGTCGCGATCACCGTCGCCACCCACAATTTGGCCTACGGTGTCATCGCCGGTGTACTGACCGCGATGATCGCGTTCGCGCACCGGGTCGCACACTTCACCGAGGTGATCCAGGTCGCCGAGGCCGACACCGATCACGACGGCGCTATCGACACCCGCGTGTACCAGGTGCGAGGTGAGTTGTTCTTCGCCTCGAGCAACGACCTGGTCTACCAATTCGACTATGCGGGCGACCCAGCCAATATCGTCATCGACATGTCGGATGCACATATCTGGGACGCCTCGACGGTGGCCACCCTGGACGCCATCACCACCAAATACGCCACCAAAGGCAAGAACGTGCAGATCATCGGGTTGAACGAGGCGTCCGAAGCCCGCCATGACCTGCTGTCCGGGCACCTGGCCGGCGGGCACTGA
- a CDS encoding MerR family transcriptional regulator → MGADTGGFLQIGQVAERTELSLKTIRHYDELALVQPSARSSGGFRLYTTADVDRLLLIRRMKPLGFTLAEMKQLLDAIEVLDDQATTTQQRAAASAELLIYKDKSHDSAERLRRQLAYAEEFTDLLTARASATPRQ, encoded by the coding sequence ATGGGCGCCGATACCGGCGGGTTCCTGCAGATCGGCCAGGTCGCCGAGCGCACCGAGTTGTCGCTCAAGACGATCCGCCACTACGACGAGCTCGCCCTGGTGCAGCCCTCGGCACGCTCGAGCGGCGGGTTCCGCCTCTACACCACCGCTGACGTGGACCGGCTGCTACTGATCCGGCGCATGAAACCCCTCGGGTTCACCCTCGCGGAGATGAAACAACTCCTGGACGCGATCGAGGTGCTCGACGACCAGGCCACCACCACCCAGCAGCGCGCCGCAGCCAGCGCAGAGCTGCTGATCTATAAGGACAAGTCCCATGACAGCGCCGAGCGGCTGCGGCGCCAGCTCGCCTACGCCGAGGAATTCACCGACCTGCTCACCGCGCGCGCATCCGCGACACCGCGGCAATGA
- the modB gene encoding molybdate ABC transporter permease subunit — MDWEAIGLSARLSLATTLILLVIAVPLAAWLAFTRRRWTIVVEAVVALPLVLPPTVLGYYALTAMGTRSPLGRWWLELTGSPLAFTFTGLLIASILYSLPFAVQPLLAAFAGIDRRLLDASAVLGRSRAATICLVVLPLSRAGLATAAVLTFAHTVGEFGVVLMVGGNIPGQTRTVSISVYDSVQSFDYATAARTSLALLAFSLVVLTFTYTLQRRGAPRWPQP, encoded by the coding sequence ATGGATTGGGAAGCGATCGGGTTGAGTGCGCGGTTGTCGCTGGCGACCACGCTCATCCTGCTGGTGATCGCCGTGCCGCTGGCGGCGTGGCTGGCGTTCACCCGGCGCCGCTGGACGATAGTGGTGGAGGCAGTGGTGGCGCTGCCGCTGGTGCTGCCGCCCACGGTGCTGGGCTACTACGCGCTCACCGCGATGGGCACCCGCTCTCCGCTGGGGCGGTGGTGGCTGGAGTTGACCGGATCGCCACTGGCTTTCACCTTCACCGGCCTGCTGATCGCTTCGATCCTCTACAGCCTGCCGTTCGCGGTACAGCCGCTGCTGGCCGCGTTCGCCGGGATCGACCGGCGACTGCTGGACGCCTCGGCGGTACTGGGCCGCTCGCGCGCTGCCACCATTTGCCTTGTCGTGCTGCCGCTCTCACGTGCCGGGCTGGCGACGGCCGCGGTACTCACCTTCGCTCACACGGTCGGTGAGTTCGGTGTCGTGTTGATGGTCGGGGGCAACATTCCAGGCCAGACCCGCACGGTGTCGATCTCGGTGTACGACAGCGTCCAATCTTTCGACTACGCCACCGCCGCCCGCACCAGCCTGGCATTGCTCGCGTTCTCCCTGGTCGTGCTGACCTTCACCTACACCCTGCAACGCCGTGGAGCACCGCGATGGCCACAACCCTGA
- a CDS encoding cation transporter: protein MTAPAVTESATGGPNAERRALLRRRGLGLEYATLGWNVIEIGFLIFAAVQARSVALAGFALDSVIEIFASLVVVGQLKGATDPQREKRAVRLIGVAFFALAIYITGQSVLTLALGIRPDSSPMGIAWLAATAVVMLALAVGKARTGTELDHPVLRAEAKVTIIDGALALAILIGLLLNAVLGWWWADIAAGVVLIGYGLREGWHHIRQ from the coding sequence GTGACCGCGCCTGCTGTGACCGAATCCGCTACCGGCGGACCGAATGCCGAACGGCGGGCGCTGCTGCGCCGCCGTGGCCTGGGCTTGGAGTACGCCACCCTGGGATGGAACGTCATCGAGATCGGATTCCTGATCTTCGCCGCAGTGCAGGCCCGTTCGGTCGCACTCGCGGGGTTCGCGCTGGATTCGGTGATCGAGATCTTCGCTTCCCTCGTCGTCGTCGGCCAACTCAAGGGCGCCACCGACCCGCAGCGTGAGAAACGGGCGGTGCGGTTGATCGGTGTCGCGTTCTTCGCACTCGCGATCTACATCACCGGCCAATCGGTGCTCACCCTCGCCCTGGGTATCCGCCCGGATTCCTCCCCGATGGGTATCGCCTGGCTCGCCGCCACCGCCGTGGTGATGCTCGCCCTGGCTGTGGGCAAAGCACGCACCGGCACCGAACTCGACCACCCTGTGCTGCGCGCCGAAGCGAAAGTCACGATTATCGACGGGGCCCTGGCCCTCGCCATCCTGATCGGTCTGCTGCTCAACGCCGTGCTGGGTTGGTGGTGGGCAGATATCGCCGCGGGCGTCGTCCTCATCGGCTACGGCCTGCGCGAAGGTTGGCACCACATCCGGCAGTAG
- the nhaA gene encoding Na+/H+ antiporter NhaA, whose translation MITAALVALVWANSPASPVYEQLRDITLGPAWAGLNLPLHAWAADGLLAVFFFIVGNELKQEFVHGAFRDPRQALVPMVAAVTGALVPAAVFLAFTVGHGDAARGWGIPMATDAAFAVAVLALVGRGLPPALRTMLLTLAVVDDLLAILVIAVFYTGGVDFAALGAAAALLGVFAWLQHGPGLPARIPSVLVYAPLAVAIWGFVHAAGIHATIAGVAMGLLMRTRPRTGEAVDPSHAAENLLRPWAMGVALPIFALLSAGVSFTGIGAMLGDRVTLGVIAGLVLGKFVGVLGGAWLTTRLTGARLDPGLSWVDIAGMSQLAGIGFTVSLLISELSYPALPDVLDNAKGGVLLGTLTATVLATVLLGYRSRQYRRNATVDR comes from the coding sequence TTGATCACCGCCGCGCTGGTCGCGTTGGTGTGGGCAAACTCCCCGGCCTCGCCTGTGTACGAGCAGTTGCGCGACATCACCCTCGGGCCCGCGTGGGCCGGTTTGAATCTTCCGTTGCACGCCTGGGCTGCCGACGGGCTGCTGGCGGTGTTCTTCTTCATCGTCGGCAACGAACTCAAACAAGAGTTCGTCCACGGCGCGTTCCGTGATCCCCGCCAAGCGCTGGTGCCGATGGTCGCTGCGGTCACCGGAGCCCTGGTTCCGGCCGCTGTGTTCTTAGCCTTCACCGTCGGGCACGGTGACGCCGCGCGTGGGTGGGGCATCCCGATGGCCACCGACGCGGCCTTCGCCGTCGCTGTCTTGGCCCTGGTCGGTCGCGGGCTACCCCCAGCGCTGCGGACCATGCTGCTGACCTTGGCGGTGGTCGATGATCTGCTGGCGATCCTCGTGATCGCGGTGTTCTACACCGGCGGGGTCGATTTCGCTGCCCTCGGCGCGGCCGCGGCCTTGCTGGGGGTGTTCGCTTGGTTGCAACACGGGCCAGGACTGCCTGCCCGTATTCCGAGTGTGTTGGTGTATGCGCCGCTGGCGGTGGCGATCTGGGGTTTCGTGCACGCTGCCGGGATCCACGCCACTATCGCTGGTGTCGCGATGGGCTTGCTCATGCGCACCCGCCCTCGCACCGGAGAGGCCGTTGATCCGAGCCATGCCGCGGAGAATCTGCTGCGCCCGTGGGCGATGGGGGTGGCGTTGCCGATCTTCGCGCTGCTCTCGGCCGGGGTGTCGTTCACCGGGATCGGGGCGATGCTCGGCGATCGAGTCACTCTCGGGGTGATCGCCGGGCTCGTGCTCGGCAAGTTCGTCGGGGTCCTGGGTGGTGCGTGGTTGACCACCCGCCTGACCGGTGCCCGGCTGGACCCGGGCCTGTCGTGGGTCGATATCGCCGGGATGTCGCAACTGGCCGGGATCGGGTTCACCGTGTCACTGCTGATCAGCGAACTGTCCTACCCCGCCCTTCCCGATGTTTTGGACAACGCCAAGGGAGGGGTCCTGCTCGGCACCCTCACCGCCACAGTCCTGGCCACCGTGCTCCTTGGCTATCGCAGCCGCCAGTACCGCCGCAACGCGACCGTCGATAGGTGA
- a CDS encoding DUF6907 domain-containing protein, with product MDTSTQREHILAFVCPDWCDGGHQPDDPYVRCLDDVLHVGSGTSVSIPWTYGDKSITMEIALACNITADGWPKAPRIDVDVTGCAQSGSVTTAAEAIRLAFELRMMAARVETWVSELP from the coding sequence ATGGACACTTCGACTCAACGCGAACATATCCTGGCGTTCGTCTGCCCTGACTGGTGTGATGGCGGTCATCAGCCCGATGACCCGTACGTGCGATGCCTCGACGATGTACTCCACGTGGGCAGCGGCACCAGCGTGTCCATCCCTTGGACCTATGGCGACAAGTCGATCACGATGGAAATCGCGTTGGCGTGCAATATCACCGCCGACGGGTGGCCGAAGGCCCCTCGGATCGACGTCGATGTCACAGGGTGCGCACAATCGGGGTCGGTGACTACCGCGGCAGAGGCGATCCGCTTGGCGTTCGAACTGCGAATGATGGCAGCCAGGGTCGAAACCTGGGTGAGCGAACTGCCCTGA